The following proteins are co-located in the Vicinamibacterales bacterium genome:
- a CDS encoding two-component regulator propeller domain-containing protein: MVGNRQKAVGWNARGRAARTRRRGLFAMGVWLVLTATVRPAAALDPRIGLTQFHTLTWQIENGLPQNSVQAVLQSRSGYLWLGTQAGLARFDGVRFVVFDRSNTPAFQRENVRALAEDRDGAIWIGTDSGVLRYRNERFTRLGTADGLPNEQVRSLLVDHRGVLWAGTLSGVCQIRNGKVDVSAAASGSPNQATLRIDESRDGTVWFATANGLYLYRQDHFERLGLADGLPDLVVFDVHQDRDGVVWIGTSRGLARMAGDRRIALSPLPVDDSVHTIWEDREGTLWLGLERRGIARVQKGRFEICGKAQGLAGNYAVDFLEDRHGNMWVGLFDAGLVCLRQTPFSGFGVREGLPSDDVQTILQSSDGTVWIGSNGGGLSATANGQVRTFTAKQGLADDIIMALGEDRDGTLWVGTPLGLSRIRRGRIETLPDPDHVLQGGVRAVAISAEGALWIGTNAGGLCALSGGRLQAVRLAGDPVSPGIQALLLARNGVLWVGGSRGLTRIQDGRAKTFTTADGLGDNFVLSLFEDEKGAIWAGTFGGGLNRVKDGIRTIAVREGLYDAAVFTILDDGAGNFWMSCNKGIYKVAKADLDAVADGRRGHLDSIGYGVADGLRGAEGNGGSQPCAWRMRDGHLWFAGIRGAVIVDPKPMVVAPPPPLLEQVSYDRRVVDPTNGMVLPPGSGQLEFQYTALDFRAPQGVQFRYRLEGFDSEWVDAGTRRTAFYTNVPPGSYAFHVSARNKDGSWNPRAATLAFRLRPHYYQAAWFYVLCIIVALLGATGIYGLRVRGMKARQRRLAHLVDKRTHALRVEIEGRRQTQIRLEEEIAERRQVQEELARAMARAEAANQAKGTFLANMSHEIRTPMNGILGMTELLLDTPMSADQRDQLDMVRGSAQSLLTVINDVLDFSKIDAGRLELESLAFGLRDLIDDTMRSFDVLASDRGLDLTWAVDESVPDTVIGDPGRIRQVLNNLLGNAIKFTEIGSVALRVSDLARHPHEVTLRLSVRDTGIGIPADKLTEVFEPFTQADESTTRRYGGTGLGLTITARLVRLMGGEIFVESLAGKGSTFSFTVRLGLVLAPSAQEVAPIAVPPPPSTVVAPEPLRVLVAEDNLVNQRLIGRLLQKWGHEVTIVSTGELAVEAVGRQQYDLVLMDVQMPGMDGFEATRIIRSQETPSGRHLPIVAITAHAMKGDRERCLAAGMDGYLSKPIESTQLRRVLDQSIHGRPSTIA; encoded by the coding sequence GTGGTCGGGAACAGGCAGAAGGCGGTAGGTTGGAACGCGAGAGGCCGGGCCGCCCGGACGCGGCGACGGGGCCTGTTCGCGATGGGCGTCTGGCTCGTCCTCACCGCCACCGTCCGCCCCGCCGCCGCGCTCGACCCGCGGATCGGCCTCACGCAGTTTCATACCCTCACCTGGCAGATCGAGAACGGACTCCCACAGAACAGCGTCCAGGCGGTGCTGCAGAGCCGCAGCGGCTACCTCTGGCTCGGCACGCAGGCAGGCCTGGCCCGGTTCGACGGCGTCCGCTTCGTCGTCTTCGACCGATCGAACACGCCCGCGTTCCAGCGCGAGAACGTGCGCGCGCTCGCCGAGGACCGCGACGGTGCGATCTGGATCGGGACCGACTCGGGTGTCCTTCGCTACCGGAATGAACGGTTCACTCGACTCGGCACGGCCGACGGGCTGCCGAACGAGCAGGTGCGCTCGCTGCTCGTCGACCATCGGGGCGTGCTCTGGGCCGGGACGCTGTCGGGTGTGTGCCAGATCCGCAACGGGAAGGTCGACGTCAGTGCGGCGGCGTCCGGATCGCCCAACCAGGCGACGCTCCGCATCGACGAATCGCGCGACGGCACGGTCTGGTTCGCGACGGCAAACGGTCTCTATCTCTACCGCCAGGATCACTTCGAACGGCTCGGCCTGGCCGACGGGCTGCCGGACCTCGTGGTGTTCGACGTGCACCAGGACCGCGACGGCGTGGTGTGGATCGGCACCAGCCGCGGCCTCGCGCGGATGGCCGGCGACCGACGTATTGCCCTCTCGCCGTTGCCGGTGGACGACTCGGTCCACACAATCTGGGAAGACCGCGAAGGCACGCTCTGGCTCGGCCTCGAACGCCGGGGCATTGCGCGCGTGCAGAAGGGGCGATTCGAAATTTGCGGCAAGGCACAGGGGCTGGCCGGGAACTACGCCGTGGACTTCCTGGAAGACCGCCACGGCAACATGTGGGTCGGCCTGTTCGACGCCGGTCTCGTCTGCCTGCGCCAGACGCCGTTCTCGGGTTTCGGCGTCCGCGAGGGACTGCCGAGCGACGATGTGCAGACCATCCTGCAATCGAGCGACGGGACGGTGTGGATTGGCAGCAACGGCGGGGGCTTGTCGGCCACTGCCAACGGGCAGGTCCGGACGTTCACCGCGAAGCAGGGCCTGGCCGACGACATCATCATGGCGCTCGGCGAGGACCGCGACGGCACGCTGTGGGTCGGGACGCCGCTCGGGCTGAGCCGCATCCGGCGCGGCCGGATCGAGACCCTACCCGACCCTGACCACGTCCTGCAGGGCGGCGTCCGAGCCGTGGCGATCTCCGCTGAGGGCGCGCTCTGGATCGGGACGAACGCCGGTGGGCTCTGTGCATTGAGCGGAGGGCGGCTCCAGGCCGTGCGGTTGGCCGGCGATCCGGTCTCGCCGGGTATCCAGGCTCTGCTGCTCGCCCGAAACGGCGTCCTGTGGGTCGGCGGGTCGCGTGGCCTGACACGGATCCAGGACGGAAGGGCGAAGACGTTCACGACGGCTGACGGCCTCGGCGACAATTTCGTCCTGTCGCTCTTCGAAGACGAGAAGGGCGCAATCTGGGCTGGCACCTTCGGTGGCGGCTTGAACCGGGTGAAGGACGGCATCAGAACCATCGCCGTTCGTGAGGGACTGTACGACGCCGCGGTCTTCACCATCCTCGACGACGGAGCCGGCAACTTCTGGATGTCGTGCAACAAGGGCATCTACAAAGTCGCGAAGGCCGACCTCGACGCGGTGGCAGATGGCCGCCGTGGACACCTCGACTCCATCGGGTACGGTGTGGCCGACGGGCTTCGTGGGGCCGAGGGCAACGGCGGGTCACAGCCGTGCGCGTGGCGGATGCGCGACGGCCACCTGTGGTTCGCCGGGATTCGCGGTGCGGTCATCGTGGACCCGAAACCGATGGTGGTCGCGCCGCCGCCGCCGCTGCTGGAGCAGGTGTCCTACGATCGACGGGTGGTGGATCCGACCAACGGCATGGTGTTGCCGCCGGGATCCGGGCAGTTGGAATTCCAGTACACGGCGCTCGATTTCAGGGCGCCTCAAGGCGTGCAGTTCCGCTACCGGCTGGAGGGATTCGACTCCGAGTGGGTGGATGCCGGCACCCGGCGCACGGCGTTCTACACGAACGTGCCGCCCGGCTCGTACGCCTTCCACGTGTCGGCGCGGAACAAGGACGGGAGCTGGAATCCCCGCGCGGCAACCCTGGCCTTCCGGTTGCGCCCGCACTACTACCAGGCCGCCTGGTTCTACGTGCTCTGCATCATCGTCGCGCTGCTGGGCGCGACGGGGATCTACGGCCTGCGGGTGCGGGGCATGAAGGCGCGCCAGCGGCGGCTCGCACACCTGGTGGACAAGCGCACCCACGCACTGCGCGTCGAGATCGAAGGGCGGCGCCAGACGCAGATCCGCCTCGAGGAAGAGATCGCCGAGCGGAGGCAGGTCCAGGAGGAATTGGCCAGGGCCATGGCGCGCGCGGAGGCGGCCAACCAGGCCAAAGGCACGTTCCTCGCCAACATGAGCCACGAGATCAGGACACCGATGAACGGCATTCTCGGCATGACCGAACTGCTGCTCGACACGCCGATGTCGGCCGACCAGCGCGACCAGCTCGACATGGTCCGTGGATCCGCGCAGTCGCTCCTGACGGTCATCAACGACGTCCTGGACTTCTCGAAGATCGACGCGGGCCGACTCGAGCTCGAGTCGCTCGCCTTCGGCCTGCGCGACCTGATCGACGACACGATGAGGTCGTTCGACGTGCTCGCCTCCGACCGAGGGCTGGATCTGACGTGGGCGGTGGACGAATCGGTGCCTGACACGGTGATCGGCGATCCCGGACGCATCCGCCAGGTGTTGAACAACCTGCTGGGAAACGCCATCAAGTTCACGGAGATCGGCAGCGTCGCGCTGCGCGTGTCGGACCTCGCCCGGCATCCACACGAGGTGACCCTCCGCCTGTCGGTCCGTGACACCGGTATCGGCATTCCCGCCGACAAGCTGACGGAGGTCTTCGAGCCGTTCACCCAGGCCGACGAATCGACCACTCGTCGGTACGGCGGGACCGGCCTGGGACTGACGATCACCGCGAGACTCGTGCGGTTGATGGGTGGTGAGATCTTCGTGGAAAGCCTGGCGGGCAAGGGCAGCACCTTCTCCTTCACGGTCCGGCTGGGCCTCGTGCTGGCGCCGTCGGCGCAGGAGGTGGCGCCGATCGCCGTGCCGCCGCCCCCCAGTACCGTCGTCGCGCCGGAACCGCTGCGCGTGCTGGTGGCCGAGGACAACCTGGTCAATCAGCGTCTCATCGGGCGCCTGTTGCAGAAGTGGGGCCACGAGGTCACGATCGTCTCGACGGGAGAGCTGGCGGTCGAGGCGGTGGGGCGCCAACAGTACGACCTCGTGCTGATGGACGTGCAGATGCCGGGGATGGACGGGTTCGAGGCGACCCGGATCATCCGGTCGCAGGAAACGCCCTCGGGAAGACACCTGCCCATCGTCGCCATCACGGCCCACGCCATGAAGGGCGACCGGGAACGCTGTCTGGCCGCCGGCATGGATGGCTACCTGTCGAAACCCATTGAATCAACCCAGTTGCGCCGCGTACTCGACCAGTCGATTCACGGCCGGCCGAGCACAATCGCCTGA